A region from the Nocardioides exalbidus genome encodes:
- a CDS encoding LacI family DNA-binding transcriptional regulator, with protein MPEDRPHTRGPVPHGHVTLADVARHAGVSAQSVSNALNNPARVAPQTRERILAAVDELGYLPNRSARALRNQRSRLIGVRVEASRDDRAALLLDQFLHALAESASANGCHLILCQADDEVEEVAAYRELLGTTSVDAFVLTGAHAGDARVAALRDLRVPFATFGRSWDGDTDLAWTDVDGRHGLYVATSHVAAQGHRRIAHVGWPGSSDTGRDRLAGWVEACKDLSLDTDLHAEVADDFEEGRRAAHQLLDLAEPATAITCASDTLALGVCRALAERGLRAGPDVAVTGFDNSPAAALSTPGLTSLRQPLEQVAHDLVTAVEALVNGATEPHQSLLRPELVVRGSSLRGPTD; from the coding sequence CGGGTGTCTCGGCCCAGTCGGTGTCCAACGCGCTCAACAACCCGGCGCGGGTCGCGCCCCAGACCCGCGAGCGGATCCTCGCGGCCGTCGACGAGCTCGGCTACCTGCCGAACCGGTCGGCCCGCGCCCTGCGCAACCAGCGCTCGCGGCTCATCGGGGTCCGCGTCGAGGCCTCGCGCGACGACCGCGCGGCACTGCTGCTCGACCAGTTCCTGCACGCGCTCGCCGAGTCCGCCTCGGCCAACGGCTGCCACCTGATCCTCTGCCAGGCCGACGACGAGGTCGAGGAGGTCGCCGCCTACCGCGAGCTGCTCGGCACCACCTCGGTCGACGCGTTCGTGCTCACCGGCGCGCACGCCGGCGACGCCCGCGTGGCCGCACTGCGCGACCTCCGCGTGCCGTTCGCGACCTTCGGGCGGTCGTGGGACGGCGACACCGACCTCGCCTGGACCGACGTCGACGGCCGCCACGGGCTCTACGTCGCCACCTCGCACGTCGCGGCGCAGGGACACCGGCGGATCGCGCACGTCGGGTGGCCGGGCAGCTCCGACACCGGCCGCGACCGCCTCGCCGGCTGGGTGGAGGCGTGCAAGGACCTCAGCCTCGACACCGACCTCCACGCCGAGGTCGCCGACGACTTCGAGGAGGGGCGCCGCGCCGCCCACCAGCTGCTCGACCTCGCCGAGCCCGCGACCGCCATCACCTGCGCCTCCGACACCCTCGCCCTGGGCGTGTGCCGCGCGCTGGCCGAGCGTGGGCTGCGGGCCGGCCCCGACGTCGCCGTCACCGGGTTCGACAACTCCCCCGCCGCCGCCCTCAGCACGCCGGGGCTGACCAGCCTCCGCCAGCCGCTCGAGCAGGTCGCCCACGACCTCGTCACCGCCGTCGAGGCGCTGGTCAATGGGGCGACCGAGCCCCACCAGTCCCTGCTCCGCCCGGAGCTGGTCGTGCGCGGGTCGAGCCTGCGCGGCCCGACCGACTGA